The region TCGTACGACTCGCCGCCGCGCACGGCTACCACGGGGTGGAGCTGCGCGCGCATCCCGAGGAGCCGGTGCACCCCGGGATCGGGGCGGCCGAGCGGGCCGAGGTGGTCGCCGCGTTCAAGACGGGCGGCATCGAGATCCTGGGCGTCGCGGGCTACCCGCGGGTGGCGGCGCCGGGCGACGACGACACCGTCGTCGCCGAGATCAAGGAGCTCCTCGACCTCGCCCACGACCTCGGCGCCCCGTTCGTACGCGTCTTCCCCGGCGCGAGTTCCGAGCAGAGCGTCGAGGAGGCGGACGCGACGGCGGCTCGGCGGCTCGGCACGGCCGCGGAGTACGCCGCCGACCTGGGCGTACGGATCCTGCTGGAGACCCATGACTCGCACCGCACCGGCGCGGACGCGATCAGGATCCTGGGCCTGGTCGGCCACCACCACGTGGGCTCGCTGTGGGACGTCATGCACACCTGGCTCGGCGGCGAGGAGCCGGCGGAGACGTACGCGGCCCTGTGCACCTACCTCGGCTACCTCCAGGTCAAGGACATCGCCTCCGCCGAGGACACCACCCCGCTCCCCCTCGGCGCGGGCGTCCTGCCGCTCGCCGACTGTGTGGAACTCCTCTCCCGGGAGGGCTGGGACGGCTGGCTGTGCTGGGAGTACGAGAAGCGGTGGTACGAGGAGGCCGCGCCGCTTCCTGAGCTGCTGGGACCGGGTCAGGAGCACCTCGGACGCCTGCTGAACGACTCCGCCTAGGGCCGGTTCCGGCGACACGCGCACCCGCCCGGGCGGGCGTCCAACGGCTCGCCGCCGCTTGCCGACGGGCTATCGTGGAGCGCATGTCGGCACCGGAACTGATCCGTATCGTCTCCCGCGACTCACCCATGGCCCTGGCCCAAGTGGAGCGCGTCCGTGCCGAGTTGGGCGCGCTCCATCCGCACATCCGTACCGAGGTCGTGCCCGTGAAGACGACCGGTGACAAGTGGATGGGCGACCTGGCCAAGGTCGAGGGGAAGGGCGCGTTCACCAAGGAGGTCGACGCGGCGCTGCTGGCCGGTGAGGCCGATCTCGCGGTGCACTGCGTGAAGGACATCCCCGCGGACCGTCCCCTCCCGGCGGGGACGATGTTCGCCGCGTTCCTGGCACGGGACGACATCCGGGACGCTCTCGTGCACCCGGACGGGCTCACCCTGGACGAGCTGCCGCAGGGGACGCGGATCGGCACCTCGTCGGTACGGCGGAGCGCTCAGCTGGCCGCCTCGCACCCGCACGTGGAATGCGTGCCGTTCCGGGGGAACGCCAACCGGCGGCTGGAGAAGCTGGCGGCGGGCGAGGCGGACGCGCTGCTGCTGGCGGTGTCGGGGCTGGAGCGGATCGGCCGGGCGGACGTGATCACGGAGATCCTGTCGCCCGAGACGATGATGCCGCCGATCGGGGCGGGCATCCTGGCCCTCCAGTGCCGTGAGGGCGACACCGACGTGATCGAGACGATCAGCGACCTCGGCGACCCGAACACGCACCGCGAGGCCACGGCGGAGCGGATGTTCCTGCACGTCCTCCAGGGCCACTGCAACTCCCCGATCGCCGGTTTCGCGAAGGCCCACCGCAGTGGCGAGCTGTCCCTGCGTGCCTGCGTGTTCACCCCGGACGGCAAGACCGTACTGAACGCCCACGAGTGGGCGGGCCGCCTCGACGCCGCGACGCTCGGCACGTCGGTCGCCGTCGCCCTGCTGCGCCAGGGCGCCCGCGAACTGATCGACGGCATCCCCCACTGATCACCCCGCTGATCACCCCAGCGGGCCAGCCCAGGCGGCGAAGGTCTCGTGGAAGGCGGGGAACGTCTTCCGTACGCAGCCGGGGTCGTCGAACGAGACGCCGCCCGGCGCGCGGAGTCCGGCCACCGCGAAGGACATGACGATGCGGTGGTCACCGTACGTCTTGATGTCCGCGCCCGGCACGAGCTGCGGACCGGGGTGGATCTCGATCCAGTCGGCCCCGGTCTCCACCCGCACGCCCAGCCGCCGGAGGTTCTCCGCGCAGGCGTCCAGGCGGTCGCACTCCTTCACGCGTGTGTTGGCGACATCCTCGATGCGGACCGGGCCCGAGGCGAAGGGCGCGATCGCGGCCAGCGTCGGCATGGTGTCGGAGATGTCCCGCATGTTGACCGTGAGGCCGCGCAGTTCGCCGGTGCCCGCGACCGTCGTCCCGCCGGAGCCGACTTCCACCCGCGCCCCCATCCGCCGCAGTACGTCGACGAAGCCCAGGTCGCCCTGGAGCGCGCCGGTACCCAGGCCGGGGACCGTCACCTCGCGGCCGGTCAGGGCGGCCGCGGCGAAGAAGTAGCTCGCGGTGGAGGCGTCGGGCTCGATGGCGTAGGTGGTGGCGCGGTAGCCGCCGGGCGAGACCACGAACACCTCGCCCTCCCGGCGCACGGACGCGCCGAACGTCCGCATCATCGCGAGCGTGATCTCCACGTACGGCGCCGAGACCAGGTCCGTGACGGTGATGCGCAGGCCCTTGCGGGTCAGCGGGCCGAGCAGCAGGAGGGCGGTCAGGTACTGGGAAGACTGGCCCGCGTCGAGCGTCACGTCACCGCCCTCCACGCCGGCCGCCGCGATCCGCAGCGGATGGTGGCCCTCCGCCTCGTCGTGCCGCAGGTCGACGCCGAGGTCGCGCAGGGCGCGGGTGAGCGGGAGCAGCGGGCGGCGGCGCATCTGCGGGGAGGCGTCGAAGCGGTAGGTGCCGTGTCCGGCGGCGGCGAGGGTCGGCAGGAAGCGGGCGGTGGTCGCGCCGTCGCGGCAGTACACGTCGGCGTCGGTGGCCGCCGGGCCCTGGGGGCGGCCGTCGATCTGCCAGGCGTGCGGGGTGCGGCCGACGCGGTAGCCGAGCCGGGTCAGGCCCTCCGTGAAACCTTCCGTGTCGTCCGACCGGAGCGGCCGTACGAGGGTCGTGACCCCGTCGGCCGCCGCCGCGAGGAAGAGCGCACGCGCGGTGATGGACTTGGAACCGGGGATGTCGACGACGGCCATGTCCTCATGCTGGCTCCCCGAACCGCTCAGGCGCGGGAACGTCCGCCAAATGGACCTGTCTGCGCGAGCCCGGTGTCGAACCGTCCCACCCATTCGCCCCACCGGCACCAATTCCCCGAACCGGCGGAAACCGGGGAACCCCGACCCGCACCGGTTCGTCCAATCCGCATACTGCCGGATGAGTCTCCGCAGAGCGGTGTCGGCCTCGCTGCTGGCTGCGAACGCTGACCACCCTCTCCGCCGCCTGCGGCCGGCAGCACGCCGTCACCGGCGCGCCCCCC is a window of Streptomyces sp. NBC_00271 DNA encoding:
- the hemC gene encoding hydroxymethylbilane synthase, which translates into the protein MSAPELIRIVSRDSPMALAQVERVRAELGALHPHIRTEVVPVKTTGDKWMGDLAKVEGKGAFTKEVDAALLAGEADLAVHCVKDIPADRPLPAGTMFAAFLARDDIRDALVHPDGLTLDELPQGTRIGTSSVRRSAQLAASHPHVECVPFRGNANRRLEKLAAGEADALLLAVSGLERIGRADVITEILSPETMMPPIGAGILALQCREGDTDVIETISDLGDPNTHREATAERMFLHVLQGHCNSPIAGFAKAHRSGELSLRACVFTPDGKTVLNAHEWAGRLDAATLGTSVAVALLRQGARELIDGIPH
- a CDS encoding sugar phosphate isomerase/epimerase family protein, which translates into the protein MKLAFSTLGVPGLPIPDVVRLAAAHGYHGVELRAHPEEPVHPGIGAAERAEVVAAFKTGGIEILGVAGYPRVAAPGDDDTVVAEIKELLDLAHDLGAPFVRVFPGASSEQSVEEADATAARRLGTAAEYAADLGVRILLETHDSHRTGADAIRILGLVGHHHVGSLWDVMHTWLGGEEPAETYAALCTYLGYLQVKDIASAEDTTPLPLGAGVLPLADCVELLSREGWDGWLCWEYEKRWYEEAAPLPELLGPGQEHLGRLLNDSA
- the aroA gene encoding 3-phosphoshikimate 1-carboxyvinyltransferase, giving the protein MAVVDIPGSKSITARALFLAAAADGVTTLVRPLRSDDTEGFTEGLTRLGYRVGRTPHAWQIDGRPQGPAATDADVYCRDGATTARFLPTLAAAGHGTYRFDASPQMRRRPLLPLTRALRDLGVDLRHDEAEGHHPLRIAAAGVEGGDVTLDAGQSSQYLTALLLLGPLTRKGLRITVTDLVSAPYVEITLAMMRTFGASVRREGEVFVVSPGGYRATTYAIEPDASTASYFFAAAALTGREVTVPGLGTGALQGDLGFVDVLRRMGARVEVGSGGTTVAGTGELRGLTVNMRDISDTMPTLAAIAPFASGPVRIEDVANTRVKECDRLDACAENLRRLGVRVETGADWIEIHPGPQLVPGADIKTYGDHRIVMSFAVAGLRAPGGVSFDDPGCVRKTFPAFHETFAAWAGPLG